A single region of the Salmo salar chromosome ssa16, Ssal_v3.1, whole genome shotgun sequence genome encodes:
- the LOC106574501 gene encoding splicing factor YJU2: protein MSERKVLNKYYPPDFDPAKIPKLKLPKDRQYVVRLMAPFNMRCKTCGEYIYKGKKFNARKETVMNELYMGLPIFRFYIKCTRCLAEITFKTDPENTDYAMEHGATRNFQAEKLLEEEEKKITKDREEEELNNPMKVLENRTRDSKMEMEVLENLQELKELNQRQASVDFEGMLGTYKELEQRTKEQEKEEDERETREMLERALVKRLRDSDSDSDQESASSSRPKKPSTDRPTDILTTDRLTDPQGLSVGGMMKAKVESWERSVGGLGGGGVLGTLVVRKKPTTSVPKPGTTVTPAGANTQTVSKAAATVPTEATKPITAQNGSSSLSLLGAYSDSDDSNNSE from the exons ATGTCAGAAAGAAAAGTGTTAAAT AAATACTACCCGCCAGACTTCGACCCGGCTAAAATACCCAAACTCAAGCTCCCTAAAGACAGGCAGTATGTGGTCCGGCTGATGGCTCCCTTCAACATGAG GTGTAAGACTTGTGGGGAGTACATTTACAAGGGGAAGAAGTTCAACGCCCGTAAGGAGACTGTGATGAATGAGCTCTACATGGGACTGCCCATCTTCCGCTTCTACATCAAGTGTACAAGATGCCTGGCTGAGATCACCTTTAAG ACTGATCCGGAGAACACAGACTATGCCATGGAACACGGTGCCACAAGGAACTTTCAGGCGGAGAAACTtctagaggaggaagagaagaaaataactaaggacagagaggaggaagagttgAACAACCCTATGAAG GTGTTGGAGAACCGTACACGGGACTCTAAGATGGAGATGGAGGTTCTGGAGAATCTTCAGGAGCTCAAGGAGTTGAACCAGAGACAGGCTTCGGTGGACTTTGAAGGAATGCTGGGAACGTACAAAGAGCTGGAGCAGAGGACCAAAgagcaggagaaggaggaggacgaGAGGGAGACACG GGAGATGCTAGAGAGAGCTCTAGTGAAGAGGTTAAGAGACTCTGACTCTGACTCAGACCAGGAGAGTGCGAGCAGCAGCAGACCAAAGAAACCCAGCACAGACAGACCTACTGACATCCTCACCACAGACAGACTCACTGAcccacag GGCCTGTCAGTGGGGGGGATGATGAAGGCCAAggtggagagctgggagagaagtGTGGGGGGGCTGGGAGGTGGAGGGGTACTGGGAACACTGGTGGTGAGGAAGAAACCAACGACCTCTGTCCCCAAACCTGGTACCACAGTAACTCCTGCAGGCGCTAACACACAGACAG TTTCAAAGGCAGCTGCTACCGTACCGACGGAGGCTACTAAGCCAATCACAGCACAGAATGGGTCGTCGTCGCTCAGCCTCCTGGGGGCGTATTCCGACAGTGATGACAGCAACaacagtgaatga